In one Nocardioides luteus genomic region, the following are encoded:
- the mobA gene encoding molybdenum cofactor guanylyltransferase, with protein sequence MTRWDEWEPYAAVLLAGGRSSRLDGIDKSGIELGGRTMLAWALDAVVDAMEVVVVGDPVHTERPVTFVREDPRFGGPVAALLTGVDALLTPRAYVGVVAVDMPFLRPRTLSRLREAAFGRDGAVLVGPDERRQLALVLSTARLAEVRPDHEGQHGMPLRKLLADLDLVEVPSEGDEHRDIDTWTDLKSL encoded by the coding sequence GTGACTCGCTGGGACGAATGGGAGCCGTACGCTGCCGTGCTGCTCGCCGGAGGACGCAGCTCCCGCCTCGACGGGATCGACAAGTCCGGGATCGAGCTCGGCGGCCGCACGATGCTGGCCTGGGCGCTGGACGCCGTCGTCGACGCGATGGAGGTCGTCGTCGTGGGCGACCCGGTACACACCGAGCGTCCGGTGACCTTCGTCCGCGAGGACCCTCGCTTCGGCGGCCCGGTCGCCGCCCTGCTGACCGGTGTGGACGCGCTGCTGACCCCGCGGGCGTACGTCGGGGTGGTCGCCGTCGACATGCCCTTCCTGCGGCCGCGGACGCTGTCCCGGCTCCGCGAGGCTGCCTTCGGTCGCGACGGCGCCGTGCTCGTCGGACCGGACGAGCGTCGGCAGCTGGCCTTGGTCCTCTCCACCGCACGGCTCGCCGAGGTCCGCCCGGACCACGAGGGCCAGCACGGGATGCCGCTGCGCAAGCTGCTGGCCGACCTCGATCTCGTCGAGGTCCCCTCGGAGGGCGACGAGCACCGCGACATCGACACCTGGACGGACCTGAAGTCGCTCTGA
- a CDS encoding carbon-nitrogen hydrolase family protein codes for MTTWNSLRISLVQQASGLEPAANRELLGELTPSDSDLVVFPEVFARDFGKPGSDLSPFAEGLDGPFGTELARVAKEREATVVAGMLETSGDPEGRPFNTLLVRGGAEAAYRKIHLYDSFGYKESDALVAGAIEPVVVDIAGVPTGLMTCYDLRFPELARRLVDAGAELIVLPAAWVAGPRKVDHWRTLVRARAIENTVFIAAAAQSAPRYCGHSMVVDPLGDVLTEAGDGDEVVSATIDRAVLEEARRTNPSLVNRRM; via the coding sequence GTGACCACCTGGAACAGCCTCCGTATCAGCCTCGTCCAGCAGGCCTCGGGGCTCGAGCCCGCCGCCAACAGGGAGCTCCTGGGCGAGCTGACCCCGAGCGACAGCGATCTGGTCGTCTTCCCCGAGGTCTTCGCGCGCGACTTCGGCAAGCCGGGATCCGACCTGAGCCCGTTCGCCGAGGGACTCGACGGGCCCTTCGGGACGGAGCTGGCGCGGGTGGCCAAGGAGCGGGAGGCCACGGTCGTGGCCGGGATGCTCGAGACCAGCGGCGATCCCGAGGGGCGCCCGTTCAACACCCTGCTCGTACGGGGCGGGGCTGAGGCGGCGTACCGGAAGATCCATCTCTACGACTCCTTCGGCTACAAGGAGTCCGACGCGTTGGTCGCGGGCGCGATCGAGCCGGTGGTGGTCGACATCGCTGGTGTGCCCACGGGGCTGATGACCTGCTACGACCTGCGCTTTCCCGAGCTCGCGCGGCGTCTGGTCGACGCGGGCGCCGAGCTGATCGTGCTGCCGGCGGCGTGGGTGGCCGGGCCGCGCAAGGTCGACCACTGGCGCACGCTCGTACGTGCCCGCGCGATCGAGAACACCGTCTTCATCGCGGCGGCCGCCCAGTCGGCGCCTCGCTACTGCGGTCACTCGATGGTCGTGGACCCGCTCGGGGACGTCCTGACCGAGGCCGGGGACGGCGACGAGGTCGTCTCCGCGACGATCGATCGGGCCGTGCTCGAGGAGGCTCGTCGCACCAACCCCTCCCTGGTCAACCGCAGAATGTGA